From a single Candidatus Cloacimonadota bacterium genomic region:
- a CDS encoding tetratricopeptide repeat protein, producing the protein MAKLKFFKPPLIPPYKGGLKRFLLSKLVNLNSPWEGETGNAVPRGVKMKKILCILILLSCFYLNSKTWIREYTYQASEADSKITSRAIALEQVKRLLLQEIGMYMHSTVLSGEIEASGKVKDLTAKQIEIISAGITETKIIEENWNGVTYYMKAEITADENDVVNRLDTIIEDNEKSMQLEKSHRRTEKALAEIDSLKIKLAKTRNENQKLKLQKKYNQSSNELSAEDWFQKGVIEVHNGYYEKGIEYFNKSAELHARPETLYNIGLAYGKLGNYNKEIEYYIKTNNVFPIFNSYYNLGVAYFDIGKYDDAIECYKNAIEFAPNNPDVYFNLGNVYLEIHKEMNAIINFKKTIELNPYDEVAYYNMGNAYSNLGNYDDAIINYENAIELNPYYVEAYNNMGFSYVQKGNFEKSIKYAQIAARLGYKPAQELLLKFGIQW; encoded by the coding sequence ATGGCAAAGTTGAAATTCTTCAAACCCCCTTTGATTCCCCCTTACAAAGGGGGACTTAAAAGATTTTTGTTGTCGAAATTAGTTAATTTAAACTCCCCTTGGGAAGGGGAGACAGGAAACGCAGTTCCCAGAGGGGTTAAAATGAAAAAAATATTATGTATTTTAATTTTACTTTCATGCTTTTATCTAAATTCCAAAACCTGGATTCGGGAATACACTTACCAGGCAAGTGAAGCTGACAGTAAAATTACTTCTCGAGCAATTGCTTTGGAACAGGTAAAACGACTTCTTCTGCAGGAAATTGGCATGTATATGCACTCAACTGTTTTAAGTGGAGAAATTGAAGCGAGTGGTAAGGTAAAAGATCTAACAGCAAAACAAATTGAAATAATTTCTGCAGGTATTACCGAAACAAAAATTATTGAAGAAAACTGGAATGGTGTAACTTATTATATGAAAGCTGAGATTACAGCTGATGAAAACGATGTTGTAAATAGACTTGATACAATAATCGAAGATAATGAAAAATCAATGCAACTTGAAAAATCGCATAGAAGAACTGAAAAAGCACTTGCAGAAATTGATAGTTTGAAAATTAAATTAGCTAAGACAAGAAATGAGAATCAAAAATTAAAGTTACAAAAAAAATATAATCAAAGCAGTAATGAATTAAGTGCTGAAGATTGGTTTCAGAAAGGAGTAATAGAAGTTCATAATGGTTATTACGAAAAAGGGATAGAATATTTTAACAAATCAGCTGAATTGCATGCAAGACCGGAAACGCTTTATAACATTGGACTTGCCTATGGTAAACTTGGGAATTATAATAAAGAAATTGAGTATTATATTAAAACAAATAATGTTTTTCCAATATTCAATTCGTATTATAATTTAGGTGTGGCTTATTTCGATATTGGGAAATATGATGACGCTATTGAATGTTATAAAAATGCAATTGAATTTGCTCCAAATAATCCTGATGTATATTTTAATCTAGGAAATGTCTATTTAGAAATTCACAAAGAAATGAATGCAATAATTAATTTCAAAAAAACAATTGAATTAAATCCTTATGATGAAGTTGCTTATTACAATATGGGTAATGCCTATAGTAATTTGGGTAATTATGATGATGCAATAATAAACTATGAAAATGCAATTGAATTAAATCCTTATTATGTAGAAGCATACAATAATATGGGTTTTTCTTATGTACAAAAAGGGAATTTTGAAAAATCTATTAAGTATGCTCAAATAGCAGCAAGATTGGGTTATAAACCTGCACAAGAATTATTATTGAAATTTGGTATTCAATGGTAG
- a CDS encoding sodium-dependent transporter, protein MGAREHWSSRKAFILAAIGSAIGLGNIWRFPFKCYESGGGAFLVAYLIAMLSAGIPLMILELSIGHKYKMAAPLSLRKVGKKYEWIGWWAVFVGFMITTYYAVVMAWGLNYSIFSVTQNWGQDTSGFFYNHFLGLTSGPFEFGNIQFPIMIALVVSWILIVAAIWKGAKTVSKVVYFTVFLPWLLLIVFVVRGVTLPGAMEGLIFYLQPHFEKLLDPSIWIAAYGQVFFSLSIGFGIMIAYASFLPKHSGIINSALIIALSDGATAFIGGFAVFGTLGYYAGIEGVAVETVLKGGPGLAFVTYPAIINMLPLSKIFGILFFLMLLTLAIDSAFSLVEAVASSLRDKFGWGYKKSNILVAVVAFFIGILFTTGAGLYWLDIVDKWLEVFGLSAVVLVECVVLGWFYKLERLRGYANKYSEVKVGKWWNYLLRYFVPIAVAALIISEAVSFLTNGYEGYPGKALIFGWIVVVVVPISAVLISLHNRNKDVHPDKTFIPKESFTDKIGFKRLYTYFKALLLLGIILIAIIIIGQSSAFFASLITPSIALYVFLALIGGAIYFTTISIKEEKRRMVWTDENFVEDEELNKED, encoded by the coding sequence ATGGGTGCAAGAGAACATTGGAGCAGTAGAAAAGCTTTTATTCTGGCAGCGATCGGTTCTGCCATTGGTTTGGGAAATATCTGGCGTTTTCCGTTCAAGTGTTATGAAAGCGGTGGTGGTGCGTTTCTAGTTGCGTATCTTATCGCCATGCTTTCGGCTGGAATTCCGCTGATGATATTGGAATTGAGTATTGGTCATAAATACAAAATGGCTGCACCATTGTCGCTCCGTAAAGTTGGCAAGAAATACGAATGGATCGGCTGGTGGGCTGTTTTTGTTGGATTCATGATAACGACATATTACGCAGTTGTAATGGCCTGGGGTTTGAATTATTCGATCTTCTCTGTAACTCAGAATTGGGGACAGGATACAAGCGGATTTTTCTACAATCATTTCCTTGGTTTAACCAGTGGACCATTTGAATTCGGAAATATTCAATTTCCAATAATGATCGCTTTGGTCGTTAGCTGGATACTGATAGTTGCCGCGATCTGGAAAGGTGCGAAAACGGTTTCCAAGGTCGTTTATTTCACGGTTTTTTTACCTTGGCTTCTATTGATAGTTTTTGTAGTAAGAGGAGTTACGCTTCCTGGGGCAATGGAAGGATTGATCTTTTATCTACAGCCGCATTTTGAGAAGTTATTGGATCCTAGTATCTGGATTGCAGCATATGGGCAGGTTTTCTTTTCGCTTTCTATAGGATTCGGTATAATGATAGCTTATGCCAGTTTTTTACCAAAACATTCAGGAATTATCAATAGTGCGCTAATCATCGCTCTGAGTGATGGAGCAACTGCCTTCATTGGAGGTTTTGCAGTGTTTGGAACGCTGGGATATTACGCCGGAATCGAAGGTGTAGCTGTGGAAACCGTTCTGAAAGGAGGTCCTGGGCTTGCTTTCGTAACTTATCCTGCAATAATCAACATGCTGCCCCTTTCTAAAATATTTGGAATTCTCTTCTTCTTAATGTTGTTGACATTAGCAATTGATTCAGCTTTTTCCTTGGTCGAAGCTGTTGCATCGTCTTTGCGGGACAAATTCGGTTGGGGTTATAAAAAATCTAATATTCTGGTAGCAGTTGTTGCTTTTTTCATAGGGATATTATTTACTACCGGAGCAGGTCTTTACTGGCTGGATATCGTAGATAAATGGTTGGAAGTTTTCGGACTTTCTGCTGTAGTTCTGGTAGAATGTGTTGTTCTGGGATGGTTTTACAAATTAGAAAGGCTTCGGGGTTATGCCAATAAATATTCCGAAGTTAAAGTAGGAAAATGGTGGAACTATCTGCTGCGATATTTTGTACCGATAGCTGTAGCAGCTCTCATAATCTCAGAAGCTGTTTCGTTCCTGACAAATGGTTATGAAGGTTATCCCGGAAAAGCCCTGATTTTTGGCTGGATAGTTGTTGTGGTAGTTCCAATATCAGCAGTACTTATTTCTTTACATAACCGAAACAAGGATGTTCATCCTGATAAAACATTCATTCCCAAAGAAAGTTTTACCGATAAAATTGGTTTCAAACGTCTTTACACCTATTTCAAAGCTTTATTGTTGCTTGGAATTATTCTTATTGCGATTATTATAATAGGTCAATCGAGTGCATTTTTTGCCAGCTTGATAACACCAAGTATTGCGCTTTATGTTTTTCTTGCTTTAATTGGAGGAGCAATATATTTCACTACAATTTCCATTAAAGAAGAAAAGCGTAGGATGGTGTGGACCGATGAAAATTTTGTGGAAGATGAAGAACTAAATAAGGAAGATTAA